The Deltaproteobacteria bacterium genome window below encodes:
- the hisS gene encoding histidine--tRNA ligase gives MSITAIRGFNDILPNECSKWAKIEAEARRVFALHGFLEIRLPIVERAELFLRTIGETTDIVEKQMYLFKDNGGDSLALRPEGTASAVRAYIEHKLYESPVTRIFYSGPMFRYERPQKGRYRQFYQLGAEVLGDAGPFSDAETIAMLASLFTNIGIKGVSVNVNSLGCEECRPSYKAMLSEFLSAKTGSLCDNCKRRMDKNPLRALDCKSEHCIEATKDTPSIREHLCTGCKEHFSGALNALDALGVSYEINPRMVRGLDYYTRTTFEVIATEGLGSQNAIAAGGRYDNLVKELGGPQTPCFGFAIGMERLALTMPEKSDTARTAHIITMGDGTLKTAMEAAATIRGHGVPATIDASSASLKSKMKKADRIGSRFVIIIGEDELKEGLFSLKDMTAGTQERVTREALLEKLADSGK, from the coding sequence ATGAGCATAACCGCCATAAGAGGCTTTAACGACATACTGCCAAACGAATGCAGCAAATGGGCCAAGATAGAGGCAGAGGCACGGCGCGTATTCGCGCTCCACGGGTTCCTGGAGATACGGCTTCCTATAGTCGAGCGCGCGGAACTGTTTCTAAGAACCATTGGCGAAACAACCGACATCGTCGAAAAGCAGATGTACCTTTTCAAGGATAACGGCGGCGACTCTCTTGCCTTAAGGCCCGAGGGCACTGCCTCGGCCGTAAGGGCATACATCGAACATAAACTCTACGAAAGCCCTGTTACGCGCATCTTTTACTCCGGGCCCATGTTTCGCTACGAAAGGCCGCAAAAAGGACGCTACCGCCAGTTCTACCAGCTCGGCGCCGAGGTGCTTGGGGACGCAGGGCCGTTCTCGGACGCGGAAACAATAGCAATGCTGGCTTCACTGTTCACGAATATCGGCATAAAAGGCGTATCGGTGAACGTCAACTCGCTTGGGTGCGAGGAGTGCAGGCCCTCGTATAAGGCAATGCTCTCGGAGTTTTTATCGGCAAAGACAGGCTCGCTTTGCGACAACTGCAAACGGAGAATGGACAAAAATCCGCTAAGGGCCCTTGACTGCAAGTCAGAGCACTGCATAGAGGCGACAAAGGACACCCCGTCCATACGCGAGCACCTTTGCACAGGCTGCAAAGAGCACTTCTCTGGCGCGCTTAATGCGCTCGATGCCCTCGGCGTATCGTATGAGATAAACCCGCGCATGGTCCGGGGGCTCGACTACTATACGCGAACCACCTTCGAGGTGATAGCAACCGAGGGGCTCGGAAGCCAGAACGCCATAGCTGCCGGCGGCCGCTACGACAACCTGGTAAAAGAACTCGGCGGGCCGCAAACCCCGTGCTTCGGATTTGCCATAGGCATGGAAAGGCTAGCACTTACCATGCCGGAAAAAAGCGACACAGCCCGTACAGCCCACATAATCACCATGGGAGACGGCACGCTAAAGACAGCCATGGAAGCAGCGGCAACCATACGCGGGCACGGCGTACCGGCGACAATCGACGCCTCGTCCGCCTCTTTGAAGAGCAAGATGAAAAAAGCCGACCGCATCGGCTCGAGATTTGTTATAATAATCGGCGAAGACGAGTTGAAAGAAGGCCTCTTCTCGCTAAAGGACATGACGGCCGGCACGCAGGAGCGCGTTACCAGGGAAGCGCTCCTTGAGAAACTTGCAGACAGCGGCAAATGA
- a CDS encoding GspE/PulE family protein, which yields MTISADSRIERKVLSLDFVCSLLVKNKLLSEENRKELMIKGESQRARMQKAQQAPYSRQRLLSYAPYVTAAEVIASFELDIPGSPGKILTEDKITELLAPELGLPYIKIDPLKLDMDFVTAQIPRPFAQRHLMIPLGISKEGVLMLAVTDPSDTEALADLQRMGKKEVSLSIASKTDIVKIVREFFGFRSSVMAAQKERGKDAELNNLEQYVKLKGAAEIEATDQHVVNAVEYILRYAYEQRASDIHIEPKRKNSLVRLRIDGVLHQIHTIPKIIHPSIVSRIKMMSRMDIAEKRKPQDGRIKTEHETKEVELRVSTLPTAFGEKVVMRIFDPEIVAQDIRTLGFTANEFSIFESYLQKPHGIILVTGPTGSGKTTTLYSALKYLSSPEVNITTIEDPIEMVFEDFNQIGVQPLIGVDFASSLRTILRQDPDIIMVGEIRDKETATNAVQAALTGHLVFSTLHTNDAPSSLTRLNDLGVQPFLISATIIGIMAQRLVRKICKHCKQERILTTEEMAYLNMKPTTYKVYYGTGCVECRGTGYKGRCGIYEIMSLSDQMKSHMEHTIDLPAITRIAKADGMKTLRESAIRRMLEGITTYEEIVSITN from the coding sequence ATGACCATATCGGCAGACAGCAGGATCGAACGCAAAGTTCTGTCCCTCGATTTTGTGTGCTCGCTCCTGGTAAAAAACAAGCTTCTTAGCGAAGAAAACAGAAAAGAGCTGATGATAAAGGGCGAGAGCCAGAGGGCCAGGATGCAAAAGGCCCAGCAGGCCCCTTACTCGCGCCAAAGGCTTCTTTCCTACGCGCCATATGTCACGGCAGCAGAGGTCATAGCATCATTCGAACTCGACATACCGGGATCCCCCGGAAAAATACTTACCGAAGATAAAATTACCGAACTTCTCGCCCCGGAACTCGGGCTTCCTTACATAAAGATAGACCCGCTAAAACTCGACATGGACTTCGTCACCGCGCAGATACCGCGCCCCTTTGCGCAGCGTCATCTCATGATACCGCTTGGCATAAGCAAGGAAGGCGTTCTTATGCTGGCCGTCACCGACCCGAGCGACACCGAGGCTCTGGCCGATCTGCAGCGCATGGGCAAAAAGGAAGTTTCTCTTTCCATTGCCTCCAAGACCGACATAGTGAAGATAGTAAGGGAGTTCTTCGGCTTCAGGAGTTCGGTCATGGCCGCTCAGAAGGAACGCGGCAAGGACGCCGAACTAAACAACCTCGAGCAGTACGTGAAGCTCAAGGGCGCGGCCGAGATAGAAGCAACGGACCAGCACGTCGTAAACGCCGTCGAGTACATACTTCGCTACGCATACGAGCAAAGAGCAAGCGACATACACATCGAGCCAAAGAGAAAGAACTCTCTGGTGCGTCTAAGGATAGACGGCGTACTGCACCAGATACACACCATCCCGAAGATAATACACCCGTCTATAGTGTCCAGGATAAAGATGATGTCGAGAATGGACATCGCGGAGAAGAGAAAACCGCAGGACGGAAGGATAAAGACCGAACACGAAACAAAGGAAGTCGAGCTCAGGGTGTCCACGCTTCCGACGGCATTTGGCGAAAAGGTGGTCATGCGTATATTCGACCCGGAAATAGTGGCCCAGGACATACGCACCCTCGGCTTTACGGCAAACGAATTCTCCATATTCGAATCGTACCTTCAAAAACCGCACGGCATAATACTGGTAACCGGCCCCACGGGAAGCGGAAAAACAACGACTCTCTATTCGGCGCTCAAGTACCTGTCATCCCCCGAGGTAAACATCACGACCATCGAGGACCCGATAGAAATGGTCTTCGAGGACTTCAACCAGATAGGCGTGCAGCCGCTGATAGGCGTGGACTTTGCGTCATCGCTAAGAACGATACTCAGGCAAGACCCGGACATTATCATGGTCGGAGAGATAAGAGACAAGGAAACGGCCACAAACGCCGTGCAGGCCGCGCTCACCGGGCACCTTGTCTTCTCAACGCTCCACACAAACGACGCCCCGAGCTCGCTTACCAGGCTAAACGACCTCGGAGTACAACCGTTTCTTATCTCCGCAACCATCATAGGCATCATGGCCCAGCGCCTTGTCAGAAAAATATGCAAGCACTGCAAACAGGAGCGCATCCTCACCACCGAGGAAATGGCATACCTCAATATGAAGCCGACGACCTACAAGGTCTACTACGGCACAGGGTGTGTCGAATGCCGCGGGACAGGCTATAAAGGAAGATGCGGCATATACGAGATAATGTCGCTAAGCGACCAGATGAAGAGCCACATGGAGCACACAATAGACCTGCCTGCGATAACAAGGATAGCCAAGGCCGATGGAATGAAGACCCTAAGAGAATCGGCCATAAGAAGGATGCTCGAGGGCATAACTACATACGAAGAGATTGTGAGCATCACGAACTAA
- the yihA gene encoding ribosome biogenesis GTP-binding protein YihA/YsxC — MKIKGAVFELSAVEPSTMPNDGLPEIAFAGRSNVGKSSLINTILGRKRLAITSSTPGKTRTVNFYLVNEAFRLVDLPGYGYAEVSKAERESWRRMIEMYFTERETLSLVISIIDIRRDIGDLEETLYAWLAKLDIPFAVVVTKCDKLSKNAAASRLAAIKRALRGTEPIAFSATTGFGKDKVLGLIKEAIERLQ, encoded by the coding sequence ATGAAGATAAAAGGGGCCGTCTTCGAGCTTTCCGCGGTCGAGCCCTCGACCATGCCAAACGACGGGCTTCCGGAAATTGCGTTTGCGGGAAGAAGCAACGTCGGCAAATCATCGCTCATAAACACGATTCTCGGCAGAAAACGTCTGGCCATAACGAGCTCGACACCCGGAAAGACAAGGACCGTAAACTTCTACCTCGTAAACGAAGCCTTCCGTCTGGTCGACCTTCCGGGGTACGGGTACGCCGAGGTATCCAAGGCGGAGCGCGAATCATGGCGCCGCATGATAGAAATGTATTTTACTGAGCGCGAAACGCTTTCGCTTGTAATATCGATCATCGACATCCGGCGCGACATAGGAGATCTCGAGGAAACACTCTATGCATGGCTGGCAAAGCTCGACATCCCGTTTGCCGTGGTGGTAACGAAGTGCGACAAGCTCTCGAAAAACGCCGCTGCCTCCCGTCTTGCTGCGATAAAACGGGCGTTAAGAGGGACCGAGCCTATAGCCTTTTCCGCAACCACGGGGTTTGGCAAGGACAAGGTGCTTGGATTGATAAAAGAGGCTATCGAAAGGCTGCAGTAG
- the ybgF gene encoding tol-pal system protein YbgF — MTKIPALPATILTVMLSITILAGCRAHTGTSAPPINSTDVKIAELRKSLAEANARIEELNNKFLLLKETIDSGYAKSSPGTHNSATEDASDVTPPKGLKVVKLSENDIAGDPDRKKPGAAAPKSHPKEPAAGAENLYNKGQDLFMAGDYAGARNIFKRLIEENPKSSYTDNAIYWTAESYYSEQNFKMAYEKFHDVFTIYPSENKAPDAMLKAAYSLKELGEIDRASETLNELINRYPDTPAAAKARKAVIKLTYPN; from the coding sequence TTGACAAAAATACCGGCATTGCCGGCAACAATACTGACCGTGATGCTTTCCATTACAATCCTGGCCGGATGCAGAGCGCATACCGGCACGTCCGCCCCCCCCATAAACTCAACGGACGTAAAGATAGCCGAACTTAGAAAATCTCTTGCCGAAGCAAACGCAAGGATAGAAGAACTCAACAATAAGTTCCTTCTTTTAAAAGAAACCATCGATTCGGGTTACGCAAAAAGCTCCCCCGGCACCCACAACAGCGCCACGGAAGACGCCTCCGATGTAACGCCGCCAAAGGGGTTAAAAGTAGTAAAGCTGTCGGAAAACGACATTGCCGGTGACCCTGACAGAAAAAAACCGGGGGCCGCAGCCCCCAAATCACATCCAAAAGAACCGGCTGCCGGGGCAGAGAACCTTTACAACAAGGGCCAGGACCTTTTCATGGCCGGCGACTATGCGGGGGCAAGGAATATATTCAAAAGACTCATAGAAGAAAACCCGAAAAGCAGTTACACCGACAACGCCATCTACTGGACGGCAGAGTCATACTACTCGGAACAAAATTTTAAAATGGCGTACGAAAAATTCCACGATGTTTTCACAATTTATCCGTCCGAAAACAAGGCCCCGGACGCCATGCTCAAGGCCGCGTACTCGTTAAAGGAGCTCGGCGAAATAGACAGGGCCTCGGAAACTCTTAATGAACTGATAAACCGCTACCCGGACACACCGGCAGCGGCAAAGGCAAGAAAGGCCGTAATAAAGTTAACCTACCCTAACTAA
- a CDS encoding LysM peptidoglycan-binding domain-containing protein, whose product MRKIFVTAAIAFFMLLPILATTPCNAADEGEVITHTVKAGDTLWGIAHKYFKDPKGWMGIWKNNPEVRNPHLIRPGDIIRLSAKKIEVERNGEVIEEIVPEKAPEKIPDEEIPEEAEEEIPTPVTRYSKTTPVEIPTEAAPEKQPSLKLTKLVTEAIARSGFVTKSKMVNVGRIVKSKEGELYYSPGSILYVAFIDPTGIEPGDRFTLYNQGKKEIKHPVTKKSLGHTVEFVGTIEVTEIHPEVIETKVVDSYKEITRNDLIMQYQPPISEVYFKESITTVEGLVVSAYADELMAADNRIIYIDKGINDGIEEGTMLTALKPATVVADPYDKTKKRKLPKKEVGRIVVIRAGDNVSTALVIHSSESIVRGDLVSTVLPKEEPEEETTENAETGAEEDNTAK is encoded by the coding sequence ATGAGAAAAATTTTTGTCACAGCCGCAATTGCCTTCTTCATGCTATTGCCGATACTTGCCACAACCCCGTGTAACGCAGCCGATGAGGGTGAGGTCATAACACACACCGTAAAAGCCGGAGATACGCTCTGGGGCATCGCGCACAAGTACTTTAAGGATCCCAAAGGTTGGATGGGCATCTGGAAAAACAACCCTGAGGTAAGAAATCCGCACCTCATACGCCCGGGCGACATTATCAGGCTCTCGGCCAAGAAAATAGAGGTTGAAAGAAACGGCGAGGTAATTGAAGAAATAGTGCCGGAAAAGGCGCCCGAGAAAATCCCTGACGAAGAGATCCCTGAAGAAGCTGAAGAAGAAATCCCGACGCCCGTAACGCGCTACAGCAAGACAACGCCCGTAGAGATACCGACGGAAGCAGCTCCCGAGAAACAACCGTCGCTAAAACTTACAAAGCTCGTTACCGAGGCTATCGCGAGAAGCGGTTTCGTAACGAAATCCAAAATGGTCAACGTGGGAAGAATAGTAAAAAGCAAAGAGGGCGAACTTTATTATTCTCCAGGCTCTATACTGTATGTCGCGTTTATCGATCCCACAGGCATCGAACCCGGCGACCGCTTTACCCTCTACAATCAAGGCAAAAAGGAAATTAAGCACCCGGTAACAAAAAAATCGCTTGGCCATACAGTCGAATTCGTAGGCACCATCGAGGTAACAGAGATACACCCGGAGGTAATAGAGACAAAGGTGGTGGACTCTTACAAAGAAATCACGCGTAACGACCTTATCATGCAATACCAGCCGCCTATAAGTGAAGTGTATTTTAAAGAATCCATCACAACCGTCGAAGGACTCGTCGTAAGCGCCTATGCTGACGAATTAATGGCTGCGGATAACCGCATTATTTACATAGACAAAGGCATAAACGACGGCATAGAAGAAGGTACGATGCTCACTGCGCTAAAGCCGGCTACGGTCGTGGCCGACCCCTATGACAAAACAAAAAAACGCAAACTGCCCAAGAAAGAAGTGGGCCGCATAGTAGTCATCAGGGCAGGCGACAATGTCTCCACCGCCCTTGTTATACACAGTTCCGAGTCAATAGTGCGGGGTGACCTGGTGTCAACGGTCCTGCCAAAAGAAGAACCTGAGGAAGAAACAACCGAAAACGCGGAAACAGGGGCTGAAGAAGACAACACTGCCAAGTAA
- the dprA gene encoding DNA-processing protein DprA: MDRGRLRYWLALGRVKGLLRREIKDALATVLDAGDFFSPRQIDNAAANRAREAAIGFKDWKAVDKELDLLEKHGARIITFKDSDYPALLKEIDSPPPFLYAKGRSAGADFAAVAVVGTRTPSRYGLAASETIARDLASSGVTVVSGLARGCDTAAHKGSLAANGYTIAVLGTGIDIVYPRENKALFDEIAEDGLIVTEYSFSTPPQPGNFPARNRIISGISLGVIVCEAPLKSGAMMTAKLALESGREVFAVPGNATSDKSSGSNKLIKDGAYLAENARDVLEVLFPGKSFAAQTGGAKHATSTESADERKLLKALEDEALHIDAIAELAGLSAQKASALLLEMELKGLVEKLPGMRFARKIQR; encoded by the coding sequence ATGGACAGGGGAAGACTAAGATACTGGCTCGCGCTTGGCAGGGTCAAAGGGCTTCTCCGGCGCGAAATAAAGGACGCCCTGGCTACGGTTTTAGATGCCGGGGATTTCTTTTCACCTCGCCAAATTGACAATGCGGCCGCAAACAGGGCGCGCGAGGCAGCCATTGGATTCAAAGACTGGAAAGCGGTCGACAAAGAACTCGACCTTCTTGAGAAACACGGGGCGCGGATAATCACCTTCAAGGACAGCGATTATCCGGCGCTTTTAAAGGAAATAGATTCGCCGCCGCCGTTTTTGTACGCAAAAGGACGAAGCGCGGGGGCTGATTTCGCGGCAGTTGCGGTCGTTGGCACAAGGACTCCGTCGCGCTACGGCCTGGCAGCGTCAGAAACGATAGCAAGAGACCTCGCTTCATCCGGCGTTACGGTCGTAAGCGGGCTTGCAAGGGGATGCGACACGGCTGCGCACAAGGGTTCTCTCGCGGCAAACGGATACACCATTGCCGTGCTTGGCACCGGGATAGACATTGTATACCCGAGGGAGAATAAGGCCCTCTTTGATGAAATAGCGGAAGACGGGCTCATAGTGACCGAGTACTCGTTCTCAACGCCGCCGCAGCCCGGGAACTTTCCGGCGCGTAACAGGATAATAAGCGGCATCTCTCTTGGGGTCATAGTATGCGAGGCGCCGCTTAAAAGCGGCGCGATGATGACGGCAAAGCTCGCGCTCGAGTCCGGAAGAGAAGTATTCGCGGTTCCTGGCAACGCGACCTCGGATAAGAGCTCTGGCTCGAATAAGCTTATAAAGGACGGCGCCTACCTTGCCGAGAACGCAAGGGACGTGCTCGAAGTGCTCTTTCCGGGAAAAAGCTTCGCCGCACAGACAGGCGGCGCAAAACACGCAACGTCGACGGAAAGCGCGGATGAGAGAAAACTTCTCAAAGCGCTCGAAGACGAAGCGCTGCACATAGACGCCATAGCGGAGCTGGCCGGACTAAGCGCGCAAAAAGCCTCGGCGCTGCTTCTTGAGATGGAGCTTAAGGGGCTCGTTGAAAAACTCCCTGGCATGCGCTTTGCCAGAAAAATACAAAGGTAA
- the topA gene encoding type I DNA topoisomerase has translation MGKSLVIVESPAKAKTINKYLGKGFTVMASVGHIKDLPKSKLGVDIENDFAPQYETIKGKATIISDLKKAGKEADAIYIGPDPDREGEAIAWHIREALDGKGKAKKPVYRVLFNEITEKAIKEAIKNPGDIDMKKVDAQQARRILDRLVGYQVSPILWDKVRRGLSAGRVQSVAVRLICEREREIQAFKAIEYWSITAEFDKFVAKLVKKDSKPITISTEAEATAVLTDLKGAKFAVADIEKKERKKNPLAPFITSRMQQEAARKLGYTAKKTMMLAQQLYEGIELGEEGPVGLITYMRTDSPRVSSEAIAAVREHIQAKYGKDFLPEKPNEYKGKKSAQDAHEAIRPTSLNYTPEKVKTFLSRDQQRLYDLIWKRFVASQMTPAVLDQTKAEITAKNYLFQANGVTVKFAGFTAVYEEGKDDVAEGEGDEDEKKLPPLKAGQELAANAVTPKQHFTQPPPRFTEATLVKELEEKGIGRPSTYASIISTIVDREYVAKDQKRLSPTELGFTITDLLVESFPKILNVEFTALMENELDQVEDGAIEWLRVMRDFYEPFKESLDKAKEGMKNLKAEETPTDLKCPKCGNSMVIKWGRRGKFLACSGYPECKSTSDFRVDEDGKVHPVERKDTTDEKCPKCGNPMAVKSGRFGKFLACTAYPECKSTMPYSTGVPCPEEGCTGKVIERRTKKGRVFYGCSRYPDCKYASWVEPKKE, from the coding sequence ATGGGAAAATCACTCGTAATCGTAGAATCGCCGGCAAAGGCAAAGACCATAAATAAATACCTTGGCAAGGGCTTTACCGTCATGGCCTCCGTAGGCCACATAAAGGACCTTCCAAAAAGCAAGCTCGGCGTTGACATAGAAAACGACTTCGCGCCCCAGTACGAGACCATCAAGGGCAAGGCAACCATTATCTCCGACTTAAAAAAGGCAGGCAAAGAAGCAGACGCCATATACATCGGCCCTGACCCCGATAGAGAGGGCGAGGCGATTGCCTGGCACATCAGAGAGGCCCTTGACGGCAAGGGCAAGGCAAAAAAGCCCGTCTACAGGGTGCTCTTTAACGAGATAACCGAAAAGGCCATAAAAGAGGCCATTAAGAACCCCGGCGACATAGACATGAAGAAGGTCGACGCGCAGCAGGCCAGGCGAATCCTCGACCGCCTCGTCGGCTACCAGGTAAGCCCCATACTCTGGGACAAGGTACGCCGCGGGCTAAGCGCCGGAAGGGTGCAATCCGTTGCAGTGCGCCTTATCTGCGAAAGAGAAAGAGAGATACAGGCATTCAAGGCAATCGAGTACTGGAGCATCACGGCCGAGTTCGACAAGTTCGTCGCGAAGCTCGTCAAAAAAGACTCTAAACCCATAACCATCTCGACCGAGGCCGAGGCAACGGCCGTCCTTACCGACCTAAAAGGCGCGAAGTTCGCTGTCGCCGACATAGAGAAAAAGGAAAGAAAAAAGAACCCGCTTGCGCCGTTTATCACGAGCCGTATGCAGCAGGAAGCGGCAAGAAAACTCGGATACACGGCAAAGAAAACGATGATGCTCGCCCAGCAGCTCTACGAAGGCATCGAGCTTGGCGAGGAAGGCCCCGTGGGCCTCATAACCTACATGAGAACCGACTCGCCGCGCGTTTCGAGCGAAGCGATAGCTGCGGTAAGAGAGCACATACAGGCGAAGTACGGCAAGGATTTTCTCCCGGAAAAGCCAAACGAGTATAAAGGCAAAAAATCCGCGCAGGACGCGCACGAGGCCATCCGCCCCACAAGCCTCAATTACACCCCGGAGAAAGTAAAGACATTCCTCTCCAGAGACCAGCAGCGCCTCTACGACCTCATCTGGAAGCGTTTTGTCGCTTCTCAGATGACACCGGCAGTGCTCGACCAGACAAAGGCCGAGATCACGGCAAAGAACTACCTCTTCCAGGCAAACGGCGTGACCGTAAAGTTCGCGGGCTTTACTGCCGTGTACGAGGAAGGCAAAGACGATGTTGCCGAAGGAGAAGGCGACGAAGACGAGAAGAAGCTGCCGCCGCTAAAGGCCGGCCAGGAGCTCGCTGCCAATGCCGTCACTCCCAAGCAGCACTTTACACAACCGCCGCCGAGGTTCACGGAGGCGACCCTTGTAAAGGAACTCGAGGAAAAAGGCATCGGACGTCCCTCTACATACGCATCCATCATCTCGACGATAGTGGACAGAGAGTACGTGGCAAAGGACCAGAAGCGGCTCTCCCCGACCGAGCTCGGTTTCACCATAACCGATCTGCTTGTCGAGAGTTTCCCGAAAATACTCAATGTCGAGTTCACGGCCCTCATGGAGAACGAACTTGACCAGGTGGAGGACGGCGCAATCGAGTGGCTTCGCGTAATGCGCGACTTCTACGAACCCTTTAAGGAAAGCCTCGATAAGGCAAAGGAAGGCATGAAGAACCTGAAGGCCGAAGAAACACCCACTGACCTTAAATGCCCAAAATGCGGGAACTCCATGGTCATCAAATGGGGGCGCAGGGGGAAATTCCTCGCGTGCTCAGGCTACCCCGAGTGCAAAAGTACCAGCGATTTCCGCGTTGACGAAGACGGCAAGGTGCACCCGGTCGAGAGAAAAGACACTACCGACGAAAAATGCCCCAAATGCGGCAACCCCATGGCGGTCAAGTCCGGCCGCTTCGGCAAGTTCCTCGCCTGCACGGCATACCCCGAATGCAAGAGCACGATGCCCTACTCAACCGGAGTTCCGTGCCCCGAGGAAGGCTGCACGGGAAAGGTAATCGAGAGAAGAACGAAAAAAGGCCGCGTGTTCTACGGCTGCTCGAGATATCCGGACTGCAAATACGCGTCCTGGGTGGAGCCCAAAAAAGAATAG
- a CDS encoding response regulator has translation MITKTPKNILLADDSIFFRTKLSTILLEAGHKVRVSANGKEVIKEIQADPTGLDLLILDLHMPELDGFGVLDWIEANNFVGKFNILVITAAYELTSIVDRLKRAGVLGVMTKAYTAEQVVYRVNRLLFNEKTHGQKSDRAPVSIPVDFSISDKKYSGLLLNISPTGLFLHTIMDLAPKTGLTLVFSLYGYDRVFNLKAEVVWSTPSSGPGKLFTGVGVKFSSITNEEKAVISEFVAREQQVLIAFEEQS, from the coding sequence ATGATAACCAAAACACCTAAAAACATACTCCTTGCAGACGATTCCATATTCTTTCGCACAAAGCTTAGCACGATACTTCTAGAGGCCGGGCACAAGGTGCGCGTATCGGCAAACGGCAAGGAAGTCATAAAGGAAATACAGGCCGACCCCACCGGGCTCGACCTCCTTATCCTCGACCTCCACATGCCAGAGCTCGACGGCTTTGGCGTGCTCGACTGGATAGAGGCCAATAACTTTGTCGGCAAGTTCAACATCCTCGTCATAACCGCGGCATACGAACTTACGAGCATCGTAGACAGGCTAAAGCGCGCCGGGGTGCTCGGCGTCATGACAAAGGCCTACACCGCAGAGCAGGTGGTATACCGGGTAAACAGGCTTCTCTTCAACGAAAAAACTCACGGCCAGAAAAGCGACCGCGCCCCTGTCTCCATACCCGTGGACTTCTCTATCTCGGACAAAAAGTATTCCGGGCTTCTCCTTAACATCAGCCCCACAGGGCTCTTCCTTCATACGATAATGGATCTCGCGCCAAAGACAGGGCTTACCCTTGTCTTCTCGCTCTACGGATACGACCGTGTGTTCAACTTAAAGGCCGAGGTCGTGTGGTCAACGCCTTCGAGCGGCCCTGGAAAGCTCTTTACCGGAGTCGGCGTAAAGTTTTCCTCCATCACCAATGAAGAAAAAGCCGTCATCTCCGAGTTCGTGGCAAGAGAGCAGCAGGTGCTCATCGCCTTCGAAGAACAATCCTAA
- the lspA gene encoding signal peptidase II gives MRQGAWIKKYRLPAAVALSVAVIDQLTKALAASSILRGEVVEVIPGFFNLVYVNNPGAAFGMFAEGGIAAFVFLVAVSIVALGVIAYMLKQSVSKLTDVSLSLIAGGAVGNLIDRVRFSSVVDFLDFHVKGYHWPAFNIADTAITSGVVLTLVAIVFSKDKA, from the coding sequence ATGCGCCAAGGCGCTTGGATAAAAAAATACCGGCTGCCTGCAGCTGTTGCGCTATCTGTAGCGGTCATAGACCAGCTTACCAAGGCCCTCGCGGCCTCGTCCATACTTCGCGGCGAGGTAGTAGAGGTCATTCCAGGTTTTTTTAACCTCGTTTACGTCAATAACCCCGGCGCGGCATTTGGCATGTTTGCCGAGGGGGGCATTGCCGCATTCGTATTTCTCGTGGCTGTTTCGATCGTTGCCCTTGGCGTTATAGCCTACATGCTAAAGCAGTCTGTTTCGAAGCTTACCGACGTTTCTCTTTCCCTCATAGCAGGAGGCGCCGTCGGCAACCTTATCGACAGGGTAAGGTTCTCGAGTGTCGTTGACTTCCTCGACTTTCACGTAAAAGGATACCATTGGCCCGCTTTTAACATCGCGGACACGGCCATAACAAGCGGCGTTGTTCTAACGCTCGTTGCCATCGTGTTTTCAAAGGATAAGGCTTAG